The Hahella sp. HNIBRBA332 genome window below encodes:
- a CDS encoding DUF547 domain-containing protein, with the protein MSVRLFLILIFMGWLSGEAIAAPKAEYWGLWDKANERNPALLDHSTWTRLLQTRLSDDGDGFARLSYGRFTTEEKRQLDDYIASLTAVDPREYSRDTQMAYWINLYNALTVQLVLQHYPVDSIKEIGGGWFHFGPWDDVITYVQGQALTLNDIEHRILRPIWKDKRIHYAVNCASLGCPNLLPEAFDPNRLEEQLNNAAQNFIRHPKGVAFVKDGLRLSTIYDWYQSDFGSRQELLDHLTKYSVEPEKSRLSNYRGGIEYAYDWKLNDAR; encoded by the coding sequence ATGAGCGTAAGACTATTTTTAATCCTGATTTTTATGGGCTGGTTGTCGGGCGAAGCCATTGCGGCGCCGAAGGCCGAGTATTGGGGCCTGTGGGACAAGGCCAATGAGCGAAACCCTGCTTTGCTAGATCATAGCACTTGGACCCGTCTTCTGCAGACCCGCCTTAGTGATGATGGGGACGGCTTCGCCAGATTGTCGTACGGCAGGTTTACGACGGAAGAGAAGCGTCAGCTGGATGACTACATTGCCTCACTGACGGCCGTTGATCCCCGCGAGTATTCCAGAGATACGCAAATGGCGTACTGGATCAACTTATATAACGCCCTGACCGTGCAGCTGGTGCTGCAACATTATCCGGTAGACAGCATTAAGGAGATTGGCGGCGGCTGGTTTCATTTTGGACCCTGGGACGATGTCATCACCTATGTGCAAGGTCAGGCGCTGACATTGAACGATATCGAGCACCGAATTCTGCGCCCCATTTGGAAAGACAAACGCATCCACTATGCAGTCAACTGCGCCAGCCTCGGCTGCCCCAATCTTCTTCCTGAAGCCTTCGACCCCAATCGCCTGGAAGAACAATTAAATAACGCCGCGCAAAACTTCATCCGTCATCCCAAAGGTGTGGCTTTCGTTAAAGACGGCTTGCGGCTTTCCACTATCTATGACTGGTATCAAAGCGACTTCGGCTCCAGACAAGAACTTCTTGATCATCTCACCAAGTACTCCGTGGAGCCGGAAAAGAGCCGCCTGAGCAATTATCGAGGCGGCATCGAATACGCCTATGATTGGAAGCTGAATGATGCGCGTTAG